The proteins below are encoded in one region of Knoellia sp. S7-12:
- a CDS encoding alpha/beta hydrolase, with translation MTTSPPEVRTFTLELPDVDLVHDVRGSLPTNDARPPLLMIGQPMCADGFEALAAEFPDRTVVTYDPRGLGRSTTRRDGRTNQTPEDQVADLHALVEHLGAGPVDVFASSGGAVTALVWAATHPNDLITVVAHEPPALWALPDAEPAARGFEQVRRVYSDSGSGAGMAAFIALTSQQGEITDAFLARPAPDPAQFGLPTEDDGSRDDPLLSDRSATVPTTRPDLVALHSGTPPIVLGVGEETGDAITGRTTRGVAAELGIPVTTFPGGHGGFASAQGAWPGKSLEFGARLREVLAGDVDV, from the coding sequence ATGACGACCTCGCCACCGGAAGTGCGGACCTTCACCCTCGAGCTCCCCGACGTGGACCTCGTCCACGACGTGCGCGGCTCACTCCCGACGAATGACGCACGCCCACCGCTGCTGATGATCGGGCAGCCGATGTGCGCTGACGGGTTCGAAGCGCTGGCCGCCGAGTTCCCCGATCGCACGGTCGTCACCTATGACCCCCGCGGGCTCGGGCGCAGCACCACTCGTCGCGACGGCCGGACCAACCAGACACCCGAGGACCAGGTCGCAGATCTGCATGCCCTCGTCGAGCACCTGGGCGCGGGCCCGGTCGACGTGTTCGCGAGCAGTGGCGGCGCGGTCACGGCCCTGGTCTGGGCGGCCACCCATCCCAATGACCTCATCACGGTCGTTGCCCACGAGCCTCCGGCACTGTGGGCACTGCCTGACGCCGAGCCAGCCGCCCGCGGCTTCGAGCAGGTGCGACGGGTTTACTCCGACAGCGGTTCCGGTGCCGGGATGGCAGCGTTCATCGCGCTGACCAGCCAGCAAGGGGAGATCACGGACGCGTTCCTCGCACGTCCCGCGCCCGACCCTGCCCAGTTCGGACTCCCCACCGAGGACGACGGTTCACGTGATGATCCGCTGCTCTCCGATCGCTCGGCCACCGTGCCGACGACCCGGCCCGACCTCGTTGCCCTGCACAGCGGTACTCCGCCGATCGTGCTCGGCGTCGGTGAGGAGACCGGCGACGCGATCACGGGCCGCACCACGCGCGGTGTTGCTGCGGAGCTCGGGATCCCGGTGACGACCTTCCCCGGTGGCCACGGCGGTTTCGCGAGCGCGCAGGGTGCGTGGCCGGGCAAGTCGCTGGAGTTCGGTGCCCGGTTGCGTGAGGTGCTGGCAGGCGACGTCGACGTCTGA